CTTTCTGACAATGGCATCAGCCCCGATTATCAGTTGGTGGGCAAGCTGTTGAAGCAAAGCGGGGAAACGATTGAGTTTCAATATGATTCGCTTCAGCATCGAGAAGGCTTCAGAAAAACTCCTTTCTATCAAGACTTCTTCACTACAACTGGAGCAAGAGTTTTGGAAGCCAGATCTCAACAAAGCATGACTGATCGATTGCGACGTTATCGCCATGTCGCTCGAAAAGCCATGCTTCAGCTACGTCAACAGGGGTAAGTCGGGTTGAATCAGTGAGATTGCTCCCACGCCTTCATCTTGCCTGGATTCAGTAAGCCGTAGGGATCAACCATTTCTTTGAATTGCAATTGCACCGGATCGATCGTCTTGCGACCCCCATCCTCCAGGATGTAAGTGTGGGGGTTGGCGATAAACGCTCCACTGTCTTCGTGATAGCGGATGATCTCCTGTAATCGCTCTGGCGTGGAGAAGCGCACAATTTGCAACGCTGCTGGCACCACACAGCTACTCACCCGAATGAACTCCAGGTGCATCATCACCTCATCTCCAAAGTGGTGATACATATGCTCCAGCAGTTTCAGATCTGGGTCGTAGGGAAACAGCGTTTGCAGATAGGTCAGAGTCGGGTCTACGCTGCGGGCATGGAGGGTGGTGTGGTTCCAGCTAAATTCGGCGATCGCCACTCCCTTACTCGCTTCCTGGGCAGACTTCTGATAACAGATCGTGCCCCCAAACTCGCGCACCAGTTCCCCAAACGGTTCCAGACAGGGTTCCGCAATCATCAACAAAGCGCAGTGGCTATCGGTGGGGATAGAGCTACGCAGAGCCGCAAAGTAATTGGAGATGGGCGAAGCACAGATGCAAATCAGCTTTTTGATGATGCCATCCGAGTCGCCCAACACCTGACCAAATCGCGCAGCAGTCATGAAGTCGGGGAAGGTAACGATCAGTTCTGCCCAGGGATAAGCAGGACCGAGGGGAATCTCCAGTTCGGTAATGATGCCGTTGGTGCCGTAGGCGTGGTTGACCTTTTGCACGTCATCACCCCGCAACTCGATCACACGGGGTTCATCTTCCATCGTCACGACTCGCACCGCATGAAGATTGCCGCGATCGCGCAACTGCCCGTAGGTGATTGAGCCAATCCCGCCACTGCCACCGCCAATGAATCCGCCAACGGTCGCAGTTCGATAAGTAGAGGGAGCCATGCGGATTTCCCATCCCATTTCACGGGTCTGCTTATCGAGGTTGACCAGTTTCACACCGGGTTCAACACACGCCAAACCTGGTTTGACCCATTTCACCGTTTGCATTCGCGTTAAATCGAGGATGACTCCTCCCTTGAGAGGGACACATTGCCCGTAGTTGCCCGTTCCTGCCCCCCGAATCGTCAGGGGAACTTTGAATTGAACGCAGGCTTTAGCCACTTTGAGCACCTCTGCTTCATTGACAGGGCG
This DNA window, taken from Oscillatoria sp. FACHB-1407, encodes the following:
- a CDS encoding FAD-binding oxidoreductase — translated: MTATTLPSTDWDAFVTALDGIEVIRDAVQVAKLSRDYYTYSPILQTLLSDKVGDLVVRPVNEAEVLKVAKACVQFKVPLTIRGAGTGNYGQCVPLKGGVILDLTRMQTVKWVKPGLACVEPGVKLVNLDKQTREMGWEIRMAPSTYRTATVGGFIGGGSGGIGSITYGQLRDRGNLHAVRVVTMEDEPRVIELRGDDVQKVNHAYGTNGIITELEIPLGPAYPWAELIVTFPDFMTAARFGQVLGDSDGIIKKLICICASPISNYFAALRSSIPTDSHCALLMIAEPCLEPFGELVREFGGTICYQKSAQEASKGVAIAEFSWNHTTLHARSVDPTLTYLQTLFPYDPDLKLLEHMYHHFGDEVMMHLEFIRVSSCVVPAALQIVRFSTPERLQEIIRYHEDSGAFIANPHTYILEDGGRKTIDPVQLQFKEMVDPYGLLNPGKMKAWEQSH